Proteins from a genomic interval of Phyllopteryx taeniolatus isolate TA_2022b chromosome 3, UOR_Ptae_1.2, whole genome shotgun sequence:
- the LOC133475699 gene encoding docking protein 2-like, translating to MDEDVKKEGHVFLQHHRFGKKWKSMWCALFRESSFSISRLELWEIKDGGSGEKKQRSGGKHTKVIRLSDLVRVSADVYAEACPADCAPFLLETVDKVLVLAARADHVSHWTTALCQLAFPVSWEEPSKSRKQQLKQEQEEEEEEGGIQDNALYSGAAAAATGRDFQVCVRGTTSSERCRLKGDGVLRAGEDALCLLDSQGVTLMSWPYRFLRRFGRDKSCFSVEAGRRCASGEGNFEFCTKEGHFLFQAVEAAISLQRARQTSEGAPVGHHPSRKVNPPPLPPAPLAPHMGVALAQTLAGVGRLKLDAGGGPCAPELLDSTYSQVSFPALRTPPCTPPPLCDPGEYSEVASSPSSPRPTRLYDDAPASLYGKSDHIYDEPRVQEPAPLWVPCGPPSEYAAPEELKGDAWRVMATPADLRHQLYSAPKRGRGPLPVAEQEARELYDDVTPCQDEDIF from the exons aAGTGGAAGAGCATGTGGTGCGCGCTGTTCCGGGAAAGTTCTTTTTCCATCTCCCGTCTGGAATTGTGGGAAATCAAAGATGGCGGCAGCGGTGAGAAGAAGCAAAGGAGCGGCGGCAAACACACCAAG GTGATCCGTCTGTCCGACTTGGTCCGCGTGAGCGCCGACGTCTACGCGGAGGCGTGTCCCGCCGACTGCGCCCCCTTCCTGCTGGAGACCGTGGACAAGGTTCTGGTGCTGGCGGCCCGCGCCGACCACGTCAGCCACTGGACCACCGCGCTGTGCCAGTTGGCCTTTCCC GTGAGCTGGGAGGAGCCTAGCAAAAGCCGAAAACAACAGCTCaaacaagaacaagaagaagaagaagaagaaggaggcaTACAGGACAACGCTTTGTACagcggcgccgccgccgccgccacag GCCGTGACTTCCAGGTGTGTGTGCGAGGTACTACGTCGTCTGAGCGTTGCAGGTTGAAGGGCGACGGTGTTCTGAGAGCCGGCGAGGATGCGCTTTGCCTGCTGGACAGTCAAGGCGTTACACTCATGTCCTGGCCATACAGATTCCTTCGCCGCTTCGGGCGGGACAAG AGTTGTTTCTCGGTGGAGGCGGGTCGTCGTTGTGCGTCCGGCGaaggcaattttgagttttgcACCAAAGAaggtcacttcctgttccaGGCGGTGGAGGCGGCCATTAGCCTGCAGCGTGCGCGTCAAACGTCTGAAGGCGCGCCCGTCGGGCACCACCCCTCCCGGAAGGTCAACCCGCCGCCCTTGCCGCCCGCGCCGCTCGCCCCACAC ATGGGCGTGGCCTTGGCGCAGACACTGGCGGGGGTCGGCAGGTTGAAGTTGGACGCCGGCGGGGGCCCCTGCGCCCCCGAGCTCCTGGACTCCACCTACTCGCAGGTGTCCTTTCCCGCACTGCGCACGCCGCCGTGCACGCCGCCCCCCCTGTGCGACCCCGGCGAGTACTCGGAGGTGGCGTCGAGCCCGTCGAGCCCGCGTCCCACCCGCCTCTACGACGACGCCCCCGCGTCGCTCTACGGGAAATCGGATCACATTTACGACGAGCCCCGAGTTCAAGAACCGGCTCCCCTTTGGGTCCCGTGTGGCCCGCCCTCCGAATACGCCGCCCCCGAAGAGCTGAAAGGAGACGCGTGGAGGGTCATGGCCACCCCCGCCGACCTTCGCCACCAACTCTACTCCGCCCCTAAACGGGGCCGCGGGCCGCTTCCTGTCGCAGAGCAGGAAGCGCGCGAGTTGTACGACGACGTGACGCCGTGTCAGGACGAAGACATCTTCTGA